One window of the Elusimicrobium sp. An273 genome contains the following:
- a CDS encoding MFS transporter codes for MNTERPHKTFTQIMYMCLGFFGIQFGWALQMGNMSAIYSRLGAREDQIPLLWLAAPVTGLLVQPLVGYFSDRTWCRLGRRRPYFLGGAIFSVIALILMPQASAVWMAVIALWILDTSVNVSMEPFRAFVGDILPEDQRKTGYAMQSVMIGAGAVIASFLPQILTSLGVSTQAPLGHIPDTVKYSFYIGAVVLLAAILATIKTTPEYPPADMEAFKKLQKQTVSFKKTLSEMWQAMISMPSTMRRLALVQFFTWAAFMVMWVYFTPGIASGVFHAVPGTPEYETAANWGSSCFGIYNGVAFVFAFALLWLTTKFSAKKIHIACLTIGGIGLGSLGLTLFGLEFSKMGLVFPMVCIGIAWSSILSMPYAMLSNALPAEKMGFYMGVFNFFIVIPQICVNLFFGPFMKHLLNGSAIAAVGVGGISLFIAAAFTFWVQDRKTAVQE; via the coding sequence ATGAATACGGAACGTCCGCATAAAACGTTTACGCAAATTATGTATATGTGCTTGGGCTTTTTTGGAATTCAGTTTGGCTGGGCCTTGCAAATGGGCAACATGAGCGCCATTTACTCGCGCTTGGGCGCCCGGGAAGACCAAATTCCGCTTTTATGGCTGGCCGCTCCGGTAACGGGGTTACTGGTGCAGCCGCTGGTGGGATATTTCAGCGACCGCACCTGGTGCCGCCTGGGCAGAAGACGCCCGTATTTTTTAGGCGGGGCAATTTTCTCCGTCATTGCGCTTATTTTAATGCCGCAGGCTTCGGCTGTTTGGATGGCGGTCATTGCGTTGTGGATTTTGGATACTTCCGTAAACGTAAGCATGGAGCCGTTCCGTGCGTTTGTGGGTGATATTTTACCCGAAGACCAGCGCAAAACCGGCTATGCCATGCAGAGCGTGATGATTGGCGCGGGCGCGGTGATCGCGTCGTTTTTGCCGCAGATTTTAACCTCTTTGGGCGTCAGCACGCAAGCCCCCTTGGGCCATATTCCCGACACGGTAAAATACTCGTTCTATATCGGGGCCGTGGTGCTGCTCGCTGCTATTTTGGCTACCATTAAAACCACGCCCGAATATCCCCCCGCCGATATGGAAGCTTTCAAAAAATTACAGAAGCAAACCGTCAGTTTCAAAAAAACCCTGTCCGAAATGTGGCAGGCGATGATTAGTATGCCTTCCACCATGCGCCGCTTGGCGCTGGTGCAGTTTTTCACGTGGGCGGCTTTTATGGTGATGTGGGTATACTTTACCCCCGGCATTGCTTCCGGCGTCTTCCACGCCGTTCCGGGTACGCCCGAATACGAAACGGCCGCCAACTGGGGCAGCTCCTGCTTTGGCATTTACAACGGCGTCGCCTTTGTGTTTGCGTTTGCCTTGCTGTGGCTGACCACCAAATTTTCCGCCAAGAAGATTCACATCGCTTGTTTGACCATTGGCGGCATTGGGCTGGGCTCATTGGGCCTTACGCTGTTTGGGTTGGAATTTAGCAAAATGGGGCTCGTGTTCCCGATGGTATGCATTGGCATTGCGTGGAGCAGTATCCTTTCCATGCCCTATGCCATGCTTTCCAATGCCTTGCCCGCCGAAAAAATGGGTTTCTATATGGGGGTGTTCAACTTCTTTATCGTGATTCCGCAAATCTGCGTGAACCTGTTCTTCGGCCCGTTTATGAAACACCTGCTTAACGGCAGCGCCATTGCGGCCGTAGGCGTGGGAGGAATCAGTTTATTTATCGCCGCCGCCTTTACGTTTTGGGTGCAAGACCGCAAAACGGCCGTGCAGGAGTAG
- a CDS encoding 4-alpha-glucanotransferase, translated as MKLSFSLPYQTRLGESLHVLLYRAHASANERKINIPLATQDGKQWTGEIQLLLKQPAELAYYYEVRRGAQTVRSEWQAVPRHLYLEPSVSQYFLHDFWRDLPYASWLYTSAATEVFFPRAKNPSRPLALFARTLVLRAVTAQPGKGKLFLCGASKAAGNWNPAHALELTEGEPNEWTIALNADQLEYPFEYKFIVKEGERVLWEQGPNRRLYEPKLKNGQVWAENDLRPLFGQEQFFRAAGTVLPVFSLRSEGSCGIGDFGDLKLLADWAHATGQRVLQLLPVNDTTATRTWQDSYPYSAISVYALHPLYADMRQLPPLDKKTAKEFEKKRKTLNTLSQVDYEAVLQLKTAWLQAAFKQEGKKVLASRPFAAFYEANKHWLRAYAMFCVLRDQYHSADFHAWPRFSRYSPAELDAFCAPRSASYSDVCFWYYVQYLLHTQLLQASRYARQKGIILKGDIPIGISPHSVEAWTEPALFHLNAQAGAPPDDFSATGQNWGLPTYNWDVMAQDGYRWWKHRLTHMAQYFDAYRIDHVLGFFRIWEIPMHSVQGLLGQFSPSLPLSPEEIERFGLAFTPDLLRPYISEQVLFEKLGDLAQDAKKKYFSRTPDGLYEPLPAYNTQRKIEAALAGKTDEKTLRLKDGLFALVSNVLFVPDHRNPSQYHPRIGALTDSAFRALNAHDKEAFTRLYNEYFYRRHNQFWKEQALQKLPSITQATRMLACAEDLGMVPDCVPGVLQELQMLSLEIQRMPKRLGQTFADTRTYPYLSVATPSTHDMSVLRGWWKETPALTQRFWNEVLGRPGQAPQEADAQTCRQILQMHLQSPSMLALFSFQDWTAMDDALRAPNPEEERINVPANPRHYWRYRMPLTLERLLQEHTFAQLIRTLLNESGR; from the coding sequence ATGAAACTTTCTTTTTCTCTTCCTTACCAAACCCGCTTGGGCGAAAGCCTGCATGTGCTGCTGTACCGTGCGCACGCCTCGGCAAACGAGCGGAAAATAAACATTCCGCTTGCCACCCAAGACGGCAAACAATGGACGGGTGAAATACAGCTCCTGCTCAAACAGCCGGCGGAACTGGCCTATTATTACGAAGTACGCCGCGGCGCGCAAACCGTGCGCAGCGAATGGCAGGCCGTGCCGCGCCACTTGTACCTGGAACCGTCCGTTTCCCAGTATTTTTTACATGATTTCTGGCGCGATTTGCCGTATGCTTCCTGGCTCTACACCTCCGCCGCCACGGAAGTGTTTTTCCCCCGCGCCAAAAATCCGTCCCGTCCGCTTGCGCTGTTTGCGCGCACGCTGGTGCTGCGCGCGGTTACGGCACAGCCGGGCAAGGGAAAATTGTTTTTATGCGGCGCTTCAAAAGCCGCCGGAAACTGGAACCCGGCCCACGCGCTTGAACTGACGGAAGGAGAACCCAACGAATGGACAATTGCGCTAAACGCCGACCAATTGGAATATCCGTTTGAATATAAGTTTATCGTCAAAGAAGGCGAGCGCGTGCTGTGGGAACAGGGGCCCAACCGCCGCTTGTATGAACCCAAGTTAAAAAATGGGCAAGTCTGGGCAGAAAACGACCTGCGCCCCTTATTTGGGCAAGAGCAATTTTTCCGGGCGGCGGGCACGGTGCTGCCGGTATTTTCGCTGCGCTCGGAAGGAAGCTGCGGCATAGGGGATTTTGGCGATTTGAAATTACTTGCCGACTGGGCCCACGCCACAGGCCAGCGCGTCTTGCAGCTGTTGCCGGTAAACGACACCACCGCCACCCGTACTTGGCAGGACTCTTATCCGTACAGCGCCATTTCCGTCTATGCGCTGCATCCGCTTTACGCCGATATGCGGCAATTACCGCCCTTGGACAAAAAAACCGCAAAAGAATTTGAAAAAAAACGCAAAACGCTTAACACCCTTTCGCAAGTGGATTACGAAGCGGTGTTACAACTCAAAACGGCCTGGCTGCAAGCGGCTTTTAAACAGGAAGGGAAAAAGGTATTGGCCTCCCGCCCGTTTGCCGCCTTCTATGAAGCCAACAAACATTGGCTGCGCGCGTACGCGATGTTTTGCGTCCTGCGCGACCAATACCACAGTGCAGACTTCCACGCCTGGCCCCGTTTTTCGCGTTACTCCCCGGCCGAGTTAGACGCTTTCTGCGCGCCCCGCTCCGCCTCTTATTCGGACGTCTGTTTTTGGTATTACGTGCAATACCTGCTGCACACGCAGCTCTTGCAGGCTTCCCGCTATGCCCGGCAAAAAGGAATTATTTTAAAAGGCGACATTCCGATCGGCATCTCCCCCCACAGCGTAGAAGCCTGGACGGAACCCGCCCTGTTCCACCTCAACGCTCAAGCGGGTGCACCGCCGGATGATTTTTCCGCCACCGGTCAAAATTGGGGGCTCCCCACCTATAACTGGGACGTCATGGCCCAAGACGGCTACCGCTGGTGGAAGCACCGGCTGACGCATATGGCCCAGTATTTTGACGCCTACCGCATTGACCATGTGCTGGGATTCTTCCGCATTTGGGAAATACCGATGCACAGCGTGCAAGGCCTCTTGGGGCAGTTTTCCCCTTCCCTGCCGCTCAGCCCCGAAGAAATAGAGCGCTTTGGCCTTGCGTTTACGCCGGATTTACTGCGGCCGTACATTTCCGAACAAGTCTTGTTTGAAAAGCTGGGCGATTTGGCCCAAGACGCTAAGAAAAAATACTTTTCCCGCACGCCGGACGGCCTTTACGAGCCCCTGCCGGCCTATAACACCCAACGCAAAATAGAGGCGGCTCTCGCCGGAAAAACGGATGAAAAAACGCTCCGCTTAAAAGACGGCCTGTTTGCGCTGGTGTCCAATGTGCTGTTCGTGCCCGACCACCGAAACCCGTCTCAATATCATCCCCGCATCGGCGCCCTGACGGACTCGGCCTTCCGCGCGCTAAACGCCCACGACAAAGAGGCCTTTACGCGCCTGTACAACGAATACTTCTACCGCCGCCACAACCAGTTCTGGAAGGAACAAGCCCTTCAAAAACTGCCGTCCATCACGCAAGCCACCCGCATGCTGGCCTGCGCGGAAGACCTGGGCATGGTGCCCGACTGCGTGCCCGGCGTGCTGCAAGAGCTGCAAATGCTTTCGCTGGAAATACAGCGCATGCCCAAGCGGCTGGGCCAAACCTTTGCCGATACGCGCACCTATCCGTATCTGTCCGTCGCTACGCCGTCCACGCACGATATGTCCGTTCTGCGGGGCTGGTGGAAAGAAACCCCCGCGCTGACCCAACGCTTTTGGAACGAAGTGCTGGGCCGGCCCGGCCAAGCGCCCCAAGAGGCAGACGCCCAAACCTGCAGACAAATTTTGCAAATGCATTTGCAAAGCCCGTCCATGCTGGCTTTGTTTTCGTTTCAGGATTGGACGGCAATGGACGACGCGCTCCGCGCGCCCAACCCCGAGGAAGAACGCATCAACGTTCCCGCCAATCCCCGCCATTATTGGCGCTACCGCATGCCCCTTACGCTGGAGCGGCTGCTGCAGGAGCATACGTTTGCCCAGCTGATCCGCACCCTGTTAAACGAAAGCGGGCGGTAA
- a CDS encoding acyl-CoA carboxylase subunit beta, producing MIELFEDPSQDKPSDQPAPASLVKFRQVSQDALKGAGEARIKAQKDKGKMTARERISYLLDKDSFLEIKSLMESSCSDFGIKDKHIKGDGVITGFGRINGREVALFAQDFTQMGGSLGLAHAKKIAALMDRAIEAKIPLIGLFDSGGARIQEGVDSLNGYGEIFYRNVKASGVIPQISVILGPCAGGAAYSPALTDFIFMVEGISHMFITGPGAVKAATGEEVDFDTLGGSRPHSEKSGVCQFVAKSEQDCFRQVRELLSFLPQNCNEKPPLDTTSDLVERSVPVLERVCEMDPKKAFRIHHVIWRLADDYGFFEIHQNFAKNIVTGFIRLGGHVVGVVANNPACLGGALDSDASDKAARFIRFLNAFNIPLLTLVDTGGYLPGVQQEHGGIIRHGAKLLYAYSEASIPKVTLVLRKAYGGAYIAMGSKYLRGDFNFAYPSAEIAVMGPRGAVEILYSRDLKKEEDPAKKEEMKQKLTKEYSDKFASPYQAATNGSIDEIIEPAETRTKIIRAFEVLKNKRDPRKNPHKGNIPL from the coding sequence ATGATTGAACTTTTTGAGGATCCCAGCCAGGACAAGCCGTCAGACCAGCCTGCTCCGGCCAGCTTGGTAAAATTTAGACAAGTTTCCCAAGACGCCCTAAAGGGCGCCGGCGAGGCCCGCATCAAAGCCCAGAAAGACAAAGGCAAGATGACCGCCCGCGAACGTATTTCCTACCTGCTGGATAAAGACAGCTTTTTAGAAATCAAAAGTTTAATGGAAAGCTCCTGCAGCGATTTCGGCATTAAAGACAAACATATTAAAGGGGACGGCGTCATCACCGGTTTTGGCCGCATTAACGGCCGGGAAGTGGCCCTGTTTGCGCAGGATTTTACGCAGATGGGCGGCTCGCTCGGTTTGGCGCACGCCAAAAAAATCGCCGCGCTGATGGATCGTGCGATTGAAGCCAAAATCCCGCTGATCGGTTTGTTTGATTCCGGCGGCGCGCGTATCCAGGAAGGGGTGGACAGCTTAAACGGATACGGCGAAATTTTTTACCGCAACGTAAAAGCCTCCGGCGTGATTCCTCAGATTTCCGTCATTTTGGGCCCCTGCGCGGGCGGCGCGGCGTATTCGCCGGCGCTGACGGACTTTATTTTTATGGTGGAAGGAATCAGCCATATGTTCATCACCGGCCCGGGCGCCGTGAAGGCCGCCACCGGCGAAGAAGTGGATTTTGACACCTTGGGCGGTTCCCGCCCGCACAGCGAAAAGAGCGGCGTGTGCCAGTTTGTGGCCAAGTCGGAGCAGGATTGCTTCCGCCAAGTGCGCGAACTCTTGTCTTTCCTGCCGCAAAACTGCAACGAAAAACCACCGCTGGATACCACCAGCGATTTGGTGGAACGCAGCGTGCCAGTGTTGGAACGCGTGTGTGAAATGGATCCCAAAAAAGCGTTCCGCATCCACCACGTGATTTGGCGTTTGGCGGACGATTACGGATTTTTTGAAATCCACCAAAATTTTGCCAAAAACATTGTAACCGGCTTTATTCGGCTGGGCGGCCATGTGGTGGGCGTGGTGGCCAATAACCCGGCCTGCCTGGGCGGCGCGCTGGACAGCGACGCCAGCGACAAGGCGGCCCGCTTTATCCGCTTTTTAAACGCCTTTAACATCCCGCTTTTGACGTTGGTGGACACGGGCGGCTATCTGCCGGGCGTCCAGCAGGAACACGGCGGCATTATCCGCCACGGGGCCAAGCTTTTGTACGCCTATTCCGAGGCGTCCATCCCCAAGGTAACCCTGGTGCTGCGCAAAGCCTATGGCGGCGCGTACATTGCCATGGGTTCCAAATACCTGCGCGGCGATTTTAACTTTGCCTATCCCAGCGCGGAAATTGCCGTGATGGGCCCGCGCGGCGCGGTGGAAATTTTGTACTCGCGCGATTTGAAGAAGGAAGAGGATCCCGCCAAAAAAGAAGAAATGAAACAGAAATTGACGAAGGAATACTCCGACAAATTCGCCTCTCCGTATCAAGCCGCCACCAACGGTTCCATTGACGAAATTATTGAACCGGCGGAAACGCGTACGAAAATTATCCGTGCGTTTGAAGTGCTGAAAAACAAGCGGGATCCGCGCAAGAACCCGCACAAGGGAAATATCCCGCTGTAA
- a CDS encoding 4'-phosphopantetheinyl transferase family protein, producing MSCQIKEVDLNRLPPADEILSERETAFYQTLRFPKRRVEWLGGRFALKELVHAQTGAPMREIEVLPQPAGKPVLRVAGEKSDLAFSITHSQGWALAALSAEEPFLGIDLEKIEPRLDAWAKDFFHPSELTAGGERFLTALWTQKEAVVKLLGTGLCLNSYDVRCIDGKTFFFGPAQAVYARLGRPRITLQTSERIAGFMFTVASGH from the coding sequence ATGTCCTGCCAAATTAAAGAAGTTGATTTGAACCGTCTGCCCCCGGCCGACGAAATCCTGAGTGAGCGGGAAACGGCGTTTTATCAAACGCTGCGTTTTCCAAAGCGCAGGGTGGAGTGGCTCGGGGGCAGATTTGCGTTAAAAGAGCTGGTGCACGCGCAAACCGGGGCGCCGATGCGCGAAATTGAAGTCCTGCCGCAGCCGGCGGGAAAACCCGTTTTGAGAGTGGCGGGGGAAAAAAGCGATTTGGCGTTTAGCATTACCCACAGCCAGGGCTGGGCCTTGGCCGCGCTGAGCGCGGAGGAGCCGTTTCTCGGCATTGATTTGGAAAAAATTGAACCCCGGCTGGACGCGTGGGCCAAAGATTTTTTCCACCCGTCCGAGCTTACCGCCGGGGGGGAGCGGTTCCTTACGGCGCTTTGGACGCAAAAAGAAGCGGTAGTGAAACTGCTTGGCACGGGCCTTTGCCTAAACAGTTACGACGTGCGCTGTATAGACGGAAAAACGTTTTTCTTTGGCCCGGCGCAAGCGGTTTATGCCCGTTTGGGGCGGCCCCGGATTACCCTGCAAACCAGCGAGCGGATTGCCGGATTTATGTTTACGGTCGCATCCGGGCACTGA